In Pseudomonas fluorescens, the following are encoded in one genomic region:
- a CDS encoding ABC transporter substrate-binding protein, with amino-acid sequence MTLRSLLRCCLPLVMLLGCAQALAEATRYPLTIKSCNREVTFKQAPQHALSHDINMTQMMLALGLKPQMAGYSGISGWKAVTPEMQGILEGLPELAAKYPSVETLLNANVDFFFAGWDYGMRIGGDLTPQTLQPLGINVYELSESCAFVMKRPPASLEDTYNDLRNLGRIFDVQDRANALIADMQAQVANIRKDLPTEKPRVFLYDSGEDRAMTSGRLGMPQALIDAAGGRNVLEDVDASWTRVNWETVVERNPQVIVIVDYSEITAEQKIQFLLSNKALQSVDAIKHQRFIVIPYVQATPGIDNVLAVATLAKGFHGE; translated from the coding sequence ATGACTTTGCGTTCCCTGCTGCGCTGCTGCCTCCCTCTCGTGATGCTGCTGGGCTGCGCCCAGGCATTGGCCGAAGCCACCCGTTACCCGCTGACAATCAAAAGCTGCAACCGCGAAGTGACTTTCAAGCAGGCACCACAACACGCCCTCAGCCACGACATCAACATGACCCAGATGATGCTCGCCCTCGGCCTCAAACCGCAGATGGCCGGTTACAGCGGCATCAGTGGCTGGAAGGCCGTGACGCCCGAGATGCAGGGTATTCTCGAAGGCCTGCCGGAACTGGCGGCCAAGTACCCGTCGGTGGAAACCCTGCTCAATGCCAACGTCGATTTCTTCTTCGCCGGCTGGGACTACGGCATGCGTATCGGCGGCGATCTCACGCCACAAACCCTGCAACCGCTGGGCATCAATGTGTACGAGCTGAGCGAATCCTGCGCCTTCGTGATGAAGCGCCCGCCGGCCAGCCTCGAAGACACCTACAACGATCTGCGCAACCTCGGCAGAATCTTCGACGTGCAGGACCGCGCCAATGCCCTGATCGCCGACATGCAGGCGCAAGTCGCGAATATTCGCAAAGACCTGCCCACGGAAAAACCGCGGGTCTTCCTGTACGACAGCGGCGAAGACCGCGCCATGACTTCGGGCCGCCTGGGCATGCCGCAAGCGCTTATCGACGCCGCTGGCGGACGCAATGTCCTGGAGGATGTCGACGCGAGCTGGACCCGGGTCAATTGGGAAACCGTGGTCGAGCGCAACCCGCAGGTGATCGTGATTGTCGACTACAGCGAAATCACTGCCGAACAGAAGATTCAATTCCTGCTGAGCAACAAGGCCCTGCAATCGGTGGACGCGATCAAGCACCAGCGCTTCATCGTCATCCCTTACGTGCAGGCCACGCCGGGGATCGATAACGTGCTGGCGGTCGCCACCCTGGCCAAGGGTTTCCACGGCGAATGA
- a CDS encoding PepSY domain-containing protein, which produces MKQPKVNFYNLAWRWHFYAGLFVAPFMVMLALTGTLYLFKPQLDSLMYSSLLNVPAGHHTVPADDLLTRVKTAYPQGQVTQYLPPVNAERSAQFVVLNDDKELNVFVDPYHGDILGEQDAKKNLQAIARSIHGELMIGTVGDRLIELAAGWGVVLVVSGIFLWWPRGQAAGILWPRLNSRGRVLWRDLHAVTGFWGASLLLVMLLSGMTWTGFWGKQYAEVWNVFPAAMWDDVPKSDVEARSLNTATRQTVPWAMENTPMPMSGDHAEHMTHDGAAAGPASPMIRLQDVQNIARERKVEPGYSITLPTTATGVFTIALFADDPRNDATLHIDQYTGKVLADVRFEQYGTVARATEIGVMLHEGKMFGVFNQIVVLLICLMILLSAVSGVVIWWKRRPQGKLGVPPLRHDLPKWKTAMVIMFALAVAFPLVGASLVAVWVLDRVLLSRFTRQTESASSSS; this is translated from the coding sequence ATGAAACAGCCCAAAGTGAATTTCTACAACCTGGCCTGGCGCTGGCATTTCTATGCCGGATTGTTCGTTGCGCCATTCATGGTGATGCTGGCCCTGACCGGCACCCTCTACCTGTTCAAACCGCAGCTCGACTCGCTGATGTACAGCAGCCTGCTCAACGTCCCGGCCGGTCATCACACCGTTCCGGCCGACGACCTGCTGACACGGGTGAAAACAGCTTATCCACAAGGCCAGGTCACCCAATACCTGCCACCGGTCAACGCCGAGCGCAGCGCGCAGTTTGTCGTGCTCAACGATGACAAGGAGCTGAACGTTTTCGTCGATCCGTACCACGGCGACATCCTCGGCGAGCAAGACGCCAAGAAGAACCTGCAAGCCATCGCCCGGTCGATTCACGGCGAGTTGATGATCGGCACCGTTGGCGATCGGCTGATCGAACTGGCCGCCGGTTGGGGCGTGGTGCTGGTGGTGTCCGGCATCTTCCTGTGGTGGCCGCGCGGTCAGGCGGCAGGCATCTTGTGGCCACGCCTGAACAGTCGTGGTCGCGTATTGTGGCGCGACCTGCACGCGGTCACCGGGTTCTGGGGCGCGTCCCTGCTGCTGGTGATGCTGCTCAGCGGCATGACCTGGACCGGCTTCTGGGGCAAGCAGTACGCCGAAGTGTGGAACGTGTTCCCGGCAGCCATGTGGGATGACGTGCCGAAGTCCGACGTCGAGGCGCGCAGCCTCAACACCGCCACCCGCCAGACCGTGCCGTGGGCCATGGAAAACACGCCAATGCCGATGTCCGGCGACCATGCCGAGCACATGACCCACGACGGCGCAGCGGCCGGCCCGGCCTCGCCGATGATTCGCCTGCAAGACGTACAAAACATCGCCAGAGAGCGCAAGGTCGAACCGGGTTACAGCATCACCCTGCCGACCACTGCAACCGGCGTGTTCACCATCGCCCTGTTCGCCGACGACCCGCGCAATGACGCCACGCTGCACATCGATCAGTACACCGGCAAGGTCCTGGCCGATGTACGTTTCGAGCAGTACGGCACCGTCGCCCGCGCCACGGAAATCGGCGTGATGCTGCACGAAGGCAAGATGTTCGGCGTGTTCAACCAGATCGTCGTGTTGCTGATCTGCCTGATGATTTTGCTCAGCGCGGTCAGCGGCGTGGTGATCTGGTGGAAGCGCCGTCCGCAAGGAAAACTTGGCGTGCCGCCGCTGCGCCACGACCTGCCGAAATGGAAAACCGCGATGGTGATCATGTTCGCCCTGGCGGTGGCCTTCCCGTTGGTGGGCGCTTCGCTGGTGGCGGTGTGGGTGCTGGATCGTGTGCTGCTGTCGCGCTTCACCCGGCAGACTGAGAGCGCCTCATCTTCATCATGA
- a CDS encoding ABC transporter ATP-binding protein codes for MTSLNLTNLTWSPLGHGHCHHQFQLRDASLHVAAGEFVGLIGPNGSGKTSLLRCAWRFNKPESGEVRLDHQNVWKQSSRWCAQRIAVVLQEFPDAFGLTVEEVVAMGRTPHKGLFDGDTFEDRDLINQALESVGLKGFEDHGFVTLSGGEKQRVILARALAQQPQLLILDEPTNHLDPRYQLELLQLVTRLNIGTLASIHDLNLAAAFCDRLYVINHGRIVASGTPKEVLTAALLRNVFGVEALIDEHPLHGYPRITWITQP; via the coding sequence ATGACCTCGCTGAACCTCACAAACCTCACCTGGTCCCCACTGGGTCACGGCCATTGCCATCATCAATTCCAGCTGCGTGACGCCTCGCTACACGTGGCCGCCGGTGAGTTCGTCGGACTGATCGGCCCCAACGGCAGCGGCAAGACCAGCCTGTTGCGATGTGCCTGGCGCTTCAACAAACCGGAAAGCGGCGAGGTCAGACTCGATCACCAGAACGTCTGGAAACAATCCTCGCGCTGGTGCGCGCAACGCATCGCCGTTGTGTTGCAGGAATTCCCTGATGCCTTCGGCCTGACCGTCGAGGAAGTGGTCGCCATGGGCCGCACCCCGCATAAAGGCTTGTTCGATGGCGACACCTTTGAAGACCGCGACCTGATCAATCAGGCCCTGGAATCCGTCGGCCTCAAGGGCTTCGAAGACCACGGGTTCGTCACTCTCTCCGGTGGTGAAAAACAGCGAGTCATCCTCGCCCGCGCCCTGGCCCAGCAACCACAATTGTTGATCCTCGACGAGCCGACCAACCACCTCGACCCGCGTTACCAGCTTGAGCTTTTGCAGTTGGTCACGCGCTTGAACATCGGCACCCTGGCAAGCATCCACGACCTCAATCTGGCGGCGGCTTTTTGTGATCGGCTGTACGTGATCAATCATGGTCGTATCGTCGCCAGCGGCACGCCAAAAGAAGTCCTGACGGCTGCGCTGCTGCGCAATGTGTTCGGCGTCGAAGCACTGATCGATGAACACCCACTGCACGGCTACCCACGAATCACCTGGATAACCCAACCATGA